The following coding sequences lie in one Flagellimonas eckloniae genomic window:
- a CDS encoding aminopeptidase P family protein, giving the protein MKYLQISNQLFIKNRKKFMAQMQPKSIAVFNSNDIYPISADSTMPFEQHRDIFYLSGADQEETILVLFPDAMSRSHREVLFVRETNAHIAVWEGEKLTKEKATEVSGIQTIYWLSDFDKVFFDLMTEADTIYFNTNEHYRQSVQTQTREDRFIAKCKQDFPAHQWAKSNPILQHLRGIKEVEEIALMQQACDITEKGFRRILGFTKPGVWEYEMEAEYLHEFVRNRSKGFAYTPIIAAGNNANVLHYIENNQQVKDGDLILMDVAAEYANYSSDMTRTIPANGKFTDRQKAVYKAVLRVKDKATKILVPGTIWAEYHKEVGKLMTSELLGLGLLDKADVQSEDEKWPAYKKYFMHGTSHHIGLDTHDYGELKTPMKANMVFTVEPGIYIPDEGIGIRLEDNVVIQEKGEPFNLMRNIPIEVEEIEELMNS; this is encoded by the coding sequence ATGAAGTATCTACAGATCAGTAATCAGCTCTTTATAAAAAATCGCAAAAAATTTATGGCTCAAATGCAGCCAAAGAGTATTGCGGTATTTAATTCCAATGATATTTATCCCATTAGTGCAGATAGCACCATGCCCTTTGAGCAACACAGAGATATTTTTTATTTAAGTGGGGCCGATCAAGAGGAAACTATTTTGGTACTCTTTCCGGATGCTATGAGCAGAAGCCATAGGGAAGTATTGTTTGTTCGTGAGACAAATGCCCATATTGCTGTTTGGGAAGGTGAAAAATTGACCAAGGAAAAAGCAACGGAGGTTTCTGGCATTCAAACCATTTATTGGCTTTCTGATTTTGATAAAGTCTTTTTTGATTTAATGACAGAGGCGGATACTATCTATTTCAATACTAATGAGCATTACCGTCAATCGGTTCAGACCCAAACCCGTGAAGATCGTTTTATTGCTAAATGCAAGCAGGATTTTCCCGCCCATCAATGGGCAAAAAGCAACCCTATTTTACAACATCTCAGAGGCATAAAAGAGGTTGAGGAAATAGCTTTGATGCAACAGGCTTGCGATATTACAGAAAAAGGATTTCGGAGAATTTTGGGATTTACGAAGCCAGGAGTCTGGGAATATGAAATGGAAGCGGAGTACCTTCATGAGTTTGTGAGAAATCGCTCCAAAGGGTTTGCGTATACTCCAATTATTGCGGCTGGGAATAATGCCAATGTACTTCATTATATAGAAAATAATCAACAAGTAAAAGATGGGGATTTGATTCTAATGGATGTAGCGGCTGAGTACGCCAATTATTCTAGCGATATGACCCGAACCATTCCTGCCAATGGAAAGTTTACGGATCGACAAAAAGCAGTTTATAAGGCGGTACTTCGGGTAAAAGATAAAGCCACAAAAATTCTCGTGCCTGGAACCATTTGGGCCGAGTATCATAAAGAAGTGGGTAAACTAATGACCTCAGAATTATTGGGATTGGGATTATTGGATAAGGCGGATGTGCAAAGCGAGGATGAAAAGTGGCCAGCGTATAAAAAGTATTTTATGCACGGCACCAGTCATCATATTGGATTGGACACCCATGATTACGGAGAGCTAAAAACACCAATGAAAGCCAATATGGTCTTTACCGTAGAACCCGGCATTTATATTCCAGATGAAGGAATAGGCATTCGTTTGGAGGATAATGTGGTTATCCAAGAAAAAGGTGAGCCCTTTAATTTGATGCGGAATATCCCTATTGAGGTTGAAGAAATTGAAGAATTGATGAATTCCTGA
- a CDS encoding helix-turn-helix domain-containing protein produces MKHFKTLSSYLDYLELPRPEHPMLSVFSAKGEGFLPCPKESSPPITNDCYSISLKKIVKGDLNYGRTKYDFTNGALIFIAPRQVLQWDNSVVFEQKGFSINFHEDFLKGTGLAKQIKKYGFFSYSVNEALHLSPKEERQMESIVENIGIEYQNNQDEFSKEIIISQLGTLLKYANRFYERQFLNRKELSNDLLEHFNLLISDYLESGKLQEKGIPSIEKIAYKMSVSQRYLSDALKKETGKTTTEHLHLHLIDEAKNILLQPNKSIAEVAYELGFEYPPYFSRLFKKKEGVSPTEYREKYKMN; encoded by the coding sequence ATGAAACATTTCAAAACATTATCATCCTATTTGGATTATCTTGAGCTACCACGCCCAGAGCATCCAATGTTGAGTGTGTTTTCTGCTAAAGGTGAAGGTTTTCTGCCTTGCCCAAAAGAGAGTTCACCGCCCATTACAAACGACTGCTATTCTATCAGTTTGAAGAAGATTGTAAAAGGAGATTTAAACTACGGAAGAACTAAATATGATTTCACCAATGGCGCTTTGATTTTTATTGCTCCAAGACAAGTATTGCAATGGGATAATAGTGTAGTGTTTGAGCAAAAAGGCTTTTCAATAAACTTCCACGAAGATTTTCTAAAAGGAACAGGATTAGCAAAACAAATAAAGAAATATGGCTTCTTTTCCTACTCAGTAAATGAGGCTCTACACCTTTCGCCAAAAGAAGAAAGGCAGATGGAATCCATTGTAGAGAATATTGGAATAGAATACCAAAACAATCAAGATGAGTTTAGTAAAGAAATTATTATCTCTCAGTTAGGCACCCTTTTAAAATATGCCAACCGTTTCTATGAAAGACAGTTTTTAAACCGAAAGGAGCTTTCTAATGATTTGCTGGAGCACTTTAATCTACTAATATCCGATTATCTTGAATCAGGAAAACTACAGGAAAAAGGTATTCCTAGCATAGAAAAAATAGCTTATAAAATGTCGGTTTCACAACGCTATCTTAGTGATGCACTCAAAAAAGAAACGGGTAAAACCACTACCGAGCACCTGCATTTACATTTGATAGATGAAGCAAAGAATATTTTATTGCAACCCAATAAAAGTATAGCAGAAGTGGCTTATGAATTAGGATTTGAATATCCACCCTATTTTTCAAGATTATTTAAAAAGAAAGAAGGTGTAAGTCCTACGGAATACAGAGAAAAATATAAAATGAATTAA
- a CDS encoding prolyl oligopeptidase family serine peptidase → MRTLTLAFFLFLQICSINGQTSLKKINLNSGKYKVGFKHYTVIDSTRNYQVKNEFNNQFIFRPIPISIWYPSEIKNANSKQITVLDYLEILKEEEEWENLPNEFLLDWFPYLWNTPQNRAHLVEKTTAFSDTNFLKGKYPVVLYTPSYQASSIENFAMFEYLASNGFVVISSPSRGTDTRWLEGGTIKDMETQSRDVEFLLKEIHNYKNIDLDKIALMGFSFGGLSNAITVMKNKNISAIVSLDGTERYRYDVLEKSAYFKLDNINIPYIHFAQKDIPGIVLKEDKIPAELNHKFQLYDSLKYSNVYSYKFHDLTHSNFSSYGVLFGNRDKRQDKSDDKIMASYKQLSEHALHFLNAILKNEEKSKEFIENSPDKNGFSKSMISKKMKKSVVTEFDYKDFNDLALHQNYRDLILLYKKTLSGHPNLKLEEGMLNTLGLRLSFDPERTEQGINVFLLAVHIYPNSANLYDSLAEAYLNKKDFENAITNFNKSLELNPENQNAINRLKQLKE, encoded by the coding sequence ATGCGGACATTAACTTTAGCATTTTTTTTATTCCTTCAAATATGTTCAATAAATGGACAGACTTCATTAAAAAAAATTAACCTAAACAGTGGAAAGTACAAAGTAGGTTTCAAACACTACACAGTTATCGATAGTACAAGAAACTATCAAGTTAAAAATGAGTTTAACAACCAATTTATATTCAGACCAATACCCATTAGTATCTGGTATCCATCTGAAATTAAAAATGCCAATTCCAAGCAAATAACTGTTTTAGATTATTTGGAGATTTTAAAAGAAGAGGAAGAATGGGAAAATTTACCTAATGAATTTTTACTGGATTGGTTTCCTTACTTATGGAACACACCTCAAAACAGAGCCCATTTAGTTGAAAAAACAACTGCTTTTTCTGACACCAATTTTTTAAAAGGAAAATATCCTGTTGTCCTTTACACACCCAGCTATCAAGCCTCTTCAATTGAAAATTTTGCAATGTTTGAGTATTTAGCAAGCAATGGTTTTGTAGTGATATCAAGCCCATCAAGAGGTACAGATACAAGATGGTTAGAAGGAGGCACTATAAAAGATATGGAAACACAATCTAGAGATGTAGAATTCCTGCTAAAGGAAATTCATAACTACAAGAATATAGATTTGGACAAAATTGCATTAATGGGATTTAGTTTTGGCGGACTATCCAATGCTATTACGGTTATGAAAAATAAGAATATCAGTGCAATAGTAAGTCTTGACGGAACTGAAAGATATAGATATGATGTGTTAGAAAAATCTGCCTATTTTAAATTAGATAATATCAACATTCCATACATTCACTTTGCCCAAAAGGATATACCAGGAATTGTTTTAAAAGAGGACAAAATCCCAGCAGAATTAAACCATAAGTTCCAACTATATGATTCTTTAAAGTATAGTAATGTTTATAGTTACAAATTCCATGACCTTACCCATTCTAATTTTAGTTCTTATGGTGTTTTGTTTGGCAACAGAGATAAAAGACAAGATAAGAGTGACGATAAAATAATGGCTTCGTACAAACAACTTTCTGAACATGCTCTGCATTTTCTAAATGCTATCTTGAAAAACGAAGAGAAATCGAAGGAATTTATTGAAAATAGTCCTGATAAAAATGGTTTTTCGAAAAGTATGATTTCAAAAAAAATGAAGAAATCTGTTGTGACAGAATTTGATTATAAGGATTTCAATGACTTGGCATTGCATCAAAATTATCGGGATTTAATTCTTCTATATAAAAAAACATTGTCAGGGCATCCAAATTTAAAACTAGAAGAAGGGATGTTAAACACCCTGGGATTGAGATTGTCATTTGACCCCGAAAGAACGGAACAAGGTATCAATGTTTTTTTATTGGCTGTGCATATCTATCCTAATTCAGCGAATTTATATGATAGTTTAGCTGAAGCCTATTTAAACAAAAAAGATTTCGAAAATGCGATTACTAATTTTAATAAGTCATTGGAGTTGAATCCTGAAAACCAAAATGCAATTAATAGACTAAAACAATTGAAAGAATAG
- the brnQ gene encoding branched-chain amino acid transport system II carrier protein — MSRKSIAITAFALFSLFFGAGNLILPPQLGFKSGDLWWLVALGFCISAVLIPILGILAHAKLQGTMFDFAKKVSPLFSVVYCYIVYAISIALPSPRTASVTHEMAIQPIWDSSYLFTSIVYFALVYIFVVNRSKVLDIVGKFLTPGILLILLLIIGVSVFTLDFDFGISQFENSLTSGVLEGYQTFDAIGAVVVGGVIIISINLKDKSASYEVKKSLIRKAGWLAGLGLFLVYTGLIITGALFQNSFDIEISRTALLSGISLKTLGSTANVFLSILVSLACFTTAVGIVTGTADFIKGRFNGSQLAYTITAIIGCLLGILMGQFNVGYIIAVALPVLMFIYPITIVLILLNVVPEKFAAPKVFRWVVGTTILFSIPDFLGSIGYGDAIVSVTSWIPLREYHIGWVLPALAVFVLGNLSKQKGR, encoded by the coding sequence ATGAGTCGGAAATCAATTGCGATAACAGCTTTTGCACTTTTTTCACTTTTCTTTGGTGCCGGCAATCTTATTCTTCCCCCACAATTGGGTTTTAAGTCGGGAGATTTATGGTGGTTAGTGGCTTTGGGATTTTGTATTTCCGCAGTCCTTATTCCTATATTGGGAATTTTGGCCCACGCCAAGCTTCAAGGCACGATGTTCGATTTTGCAAAAAAGGTATCCCCATTATTCAGCGTAGTGTATTGTTATATAGTGTATGCCATTTCTATTGCATTGCCCTCACCACGAACAGCTTCCGTTACCCATGAAATGGCCATTCAGCCCATTTGGGATTCATCTTATCTTTTTACAAGCATTGTCTACTTTGCTTTGGTCTATATTTTTGTCGTGAATCGTTCCAAGGTTTTAGATATCGTTGGAAAGTTCCTTACCCCCGGAATATTGTTGATTCTACTCCTTATTATAGGCGTCTCTGTCTTTACTTTGGATTTTGACTTTGGAATCTCCCAATTTGAAAATTCACTTACCTCAGGAGTCTTGGAAGGCTATCAAACTTTTGATGCCATTGGCGCTGTAGTAGTGGGTGGTGTTATCATTATTTCTATCAATCTAAAAGATAAATCGGCTTCCTATGAGGTTAAAAAAAGCTTGATTAGAAAAGCAGGTTGGCTTGCAGGCTTGGGTCTTTTTTTGGTCTACACAGGACTTATTATAACAGGAGCACTATTTCAAAATTCTTTTGATATTGAAATTTCCAGAACCGCGCTTTTAAGTGGCATTAGCCTAAAAACATTGGGGAGCACTGCCAATGTATTCCTAAGTATTTTGGTGAGCCTAGCCTGTTTTACAACTGCGGTGGGGATTGTTACCGGAACCGCTGATTTTATAAAAGGGCGTTTTAATGGCTCCCAACTAGCATATACCATTACTGCTATTATTGGATGCCTTTTAGGTATATTAATGGGTCAATTTAATGTAGGCTACATTATTGCCGTGGCACTTCCTGTCTTAATGTTCATCTACCCCATTACCATTGTTTTGATTCTTTTGAATGTTGTGCCGGAGAAGTTCGCAGCTCCAAAAGTATTTAGATGGGTGGTTGGAACAACGATACTATTTAGCATCCCTGATTTTCTGGGAAGCATTGGTTATGGAGATGCCATTGTCTCAGTTACTTCATGGATTCCCTTAAGGGAATACCATATAGGATGGGTATTGCCAGCTTTGGCGGTTTTTGTTTTGGGAAATCTTAGTAAACAAAAAGGGAGATAA
- a CDS encoding SDR family oxidoreductase — protein sequence MNTNKFGKKGWTPDRIENLNGKTYVITGTTSGTGFEAAKILLSKGAKVVMLNRNPKKSADTIAILKQELGNTIDVSSIRMDLAEQASVKNASEEVLKTVPQIDALICNAAIAQVPKQTLTVDGFESQLGVNHYGNFLLQGLFYSRIEESKGRIVVVGSMGYNLGIKSIQFSDMNWDKNYSPNGVYSQSKLAQIMCVYELQKRLKKAGKTNVKVYACHPGASRTSLIKTSGSLMTRFIWQLMKLSPFVQSSEKGAYPQLMCATEQNLDQDGFYGPTGRNYWTGPVGECKLEPHAKDKVVATKLWTVSEKATGFKWNF from the coding sequence ATGAATACAAATAAATTCGGCAAAAAAGGATGGACACCTGATAGAATTGAAAATTTAAATGGCAAAACATATGTTATAACAGGTACTACGAGCGGGACAGGATTTGAAGCCGCGAAAATATTGCTATCGAAGGGAGCAAAAGTGGTAATGCTTAATCGGAATCCAAAAAAATCTGCTGACACTATAGCTATATTGAAACAAGAACTTGGTAATACTATAGATGTATCATCCATACGAATGGATTTGGCAGAACAAGCTTCTGTAAAAAATGCATCAGAAGAAGTTCTTAAAACTGTTCCTCAAATCGATGCACTTATCTGTAACGCTGCAATTGCTCAAGTGCCTAAACAAACACTTACCGTTGACGGCTTTGAAAGTCAGTTGGGTGTAAACCACTATGGTAACTTCTTACTGCAAGGATTATTTTACTCACGTATTGAAGAATCGAAAGGACGAATAGTTGTTGTAGGCAGTATGGGTTATAATTTAGGGATTAAATCCATTCAGTTTAGCGATATGAATTGGGATAAGAACTATAGCCCTAATGGGGTATATAGCCAAAGTAAATTAGCACAGATTATGTGTGTTTATGAATTACAAAAAAGGTTGAAAAAAGCTGGCAAAACTAATGTGAAAGTGTATGCTTGTCATCCAGGAGCTTCCCGAACTTCATTGATTAAAACCAGCGGTAGTTTAATGACCCGTTTCATTTGGCAGCTTATGAAATTGTCCCCATTTGTTCAATCGTCTGAAAAAGGTGCTTATCCACAATTGATGTGTGCTACAGAGCAAAACCTTGACCAGGATGGTTTTTATGGCCCTACAGGAAGAAATTATTGGACTGGTCCGGTTGGAGAATGTAAATTAGAACCACACGCAAAAGATAAAGTGGTTGCAACTAAACTTTGGACTGTCTCAGAAAAAGCAACAGGCTTTAAGTGGAATTTTTAA